The Roseiconus lacunae genome has a segment encoding these proteins:
- a CDS encoding FHA domain-containing protein produces the protein MKLIIHVVSGPARGKKIAIQNGERARFGSNAAADVYLADPEMAEIHFEVVFQGEEPQLQALDDTAPTLVNDKPVLKSTVVNGDQISAGQSRMSVSIPSAKEPEVEVDPDPESKSSPEPTPPSIDELISTLDLDDDAVVLAGQSDSIEKLIDHLIETGFYADAVKVLAAFLPIHESIRWAYRVIQSNPMETWKSSEKLAASIVETWLNDDSEVNRQSAMSIAEELEHDGPLGFLAAAVAWSGGSMVDDSFAPVAPPPGLSARMAAGAIQLMLCKDGPDKIDSNAGSIFAIGKSLVDCEKSTSISK, from the coding sequence ATGAAACTTATCATTCATGTCGTATCCGGTCCGGCTCGTGGCAAGAAAATCGCGATTCAAAATGGGGAGCGGGCACGCTTTGGTTCCAATGCCGCTGCGGACGTCTACTTGGCGGATCCTGAGATGGCGGAGATCCACTTCGAAGTTGTTTTCCAGGGTGAAGAGCCACAGCTTCAAGCTTTAGATGATACAGCGCCGACTTTGGTGAACGACAAGCCTGTTTTAAAGTCCACGGTGGTCAACGGCGATCAGATTTCGGCGGGTCAAAGTCGAATGAGTGTATCGATTCCTTCGGCGAAGGAACCTGAGGTCGAGGTTGATCCGGATCCCGAGTCAAAGTCCAGTCCCGAACCCACGCCGCCATCGATCGATGAGTTAATCTCAACGCTCGATCTCGATGACGATGCGGTCGTGTTAGCTGGTCAATCAGACTCCATAGAGAAATTGATCGATCATCTTATCGAGACCGGATTCTATGCTGACGCGGTTAAAGTGCTTGCCGCGTTTCTGCCAATACACGAGTCGATTCGATGGGCCTATCGAGTGATCCAATCCAATCCGATGGAAACGTGGAAGAGTTCCGAGAAATTAGCAGCCTCTATCGTCGAAACTTGGCTGAATGACGATAGTGAAGTAAACCGTCAATCTGCGATGTCGATCGCAGAAGAACTCGAACACGATGGTCCGCTTGGTTTTCTTGCCGCCGCAGTCGCTTGGAGCGGAGGCAGCATGGTCGACGATAGTTTTGCCCCAGTCGCTCCGCCACCGGGCTTGTCGGCCCGAATGGCCGCGGGGGCAATTCAATTGATGCTGTGCAAAGATGGACCAGACAAGATCGATTCAAACGCGGGATCGATTTTCGCGATCGGTAAATCATTGGTTGACTGTGAAAAGTCGACTTCAATATCGAAGTGA
- a CDS encoding type VI secretion system Vgr family protein, with protein MNALQKNRGLQITTTAGDDTLLLSRMVAREHLGRPFEINVELLSKNHNVDLESLLGSVTTIEYTLPSGKSRYFNGRFSQISWAGSKEHFARYEATIVPWFWFLTRTADCRIFQGKTVPEIIKEIFRDHGFTDFADHLSGEYPKSDYCVQYRESDFDFVSRLMEQEGIYYFFTHEKNKHQLHFADSVSAHSSRTDYGTLRFYPPDPRRLQEFEHIHQWGVSLEVQSGSYVLNDFDFERPTADLLAKSKLERQHDLSKFEVFDYPGDYRVSATGTKYSQRRIEEQQAKFERVRGTTNAFGLECGALFKLENHQRSDQNCEHLVVSTRIELHNSEFETVDGGSPMEFNCDFTAMKSSTVFRSPRTTPLPRIRGPQTAIVVGKKKEEIWTDKYGRVKVHFHWDRKDKRDENSSCWVRVAQSWAGKGWGSIHIPRIGQEVIVEFLEGDPNCPIITGRVYNADEMPPYKLPENRTQSGIKTRSTTQGNNQNFNELRFDDEVNSEQIYFHAEKNFERVVENNDSLKVGFSDNDKKDFEGNQDIEIFNNQTIVVGNKDAKDGSQSITIHKDYSQTIKEGDATITIDKGDRTSTVKQGDDTLDIKQGAQTTKAAKSILLKVGNNSIKIDQQQIAIKATKISLQADTQIIIKGAMVTAEAQGVMTVKGGVVKLN; from the coding sequence ATGAATGCGTTGCAGAAAAACCGCGGCCTCCAAATCACCACCACTGCGGGAGACGACACGCTGTTGTTGTCGCGGATGGTCGCTCGAGAGCATTTGGGACGTCCGTTCGAGATCAATGTCGAGCTGCTTTCGAAAAATCACAACGTCGACCTCGAATCACTTCTCGGTTCGGTGACGACGATCGAATATACGCTGCCTTCCGGGAAGTCTCGCTACTTCAATGGCCGGTTCAGCCAGATTTCTTGGGCTGGATCGAAGGAGCACTTCGCGAGATACGAAGCCACCATTGTGCCATGGTTTTGGTTCCTAACGCGGACCGCCGACTGCCGGATTTTCCAAGGTAAGACGGTTCCGGAGATCATCAAGGAGATTTTCCGCGATCATGGTTTTACTGATTTCGCCGATCACCTTAGCGGCGAATACCCGAAGTCAGACTATTGCGTGCAGTATCGTGAATCCGACTTTGATTTTGTCAGTCGCCTGATGGAACAAGAAGGGATCTACTACTTTTTCACTCACGAGAAGAACAAGCACCAGCTACATTTTGCCGATAGCGTCTCGGCCCACTCAAGTCGAACTGATTACGGTACGTTGCGATTCTATCCACCGGACCCGCGACGATTACAGGAATTCGAACACATCCATCAATGGGGCGTCTCGCTGGAAGTGCAATCGGGATCATACGTTCTCAATGATTTTGATTTCGAACGTCCGACGGCTGACTTATTGGCGAAATCGAAGTTGGAACGGCAGCATGATCTGTCAAAGTTCGAAGTGTTCGATTATCCCGGCGACTACCGCGTGTCCGCCACGGGCACCAAGTACTCCCAGCGAAGAATTGAAGAACAACAAGCAAAGTTTGAACGTGTCCGCGGAACGACCAATGCCTTCGGGCTGGAATGTGGCGCGTTGTTCAAGTTAGAAAATCATCAACGATCCGATCAGAATTGCGAGCACCTCGTCGTCTCGACGAGAATCGAACTTCACAATAGTGAATTCGAGACCGTCGATGGCGGTAGCCCCATGGAATTCAACTGCGACTTTACGGCGATGAAGTCGTCAACGGTCTTCCGTTCACCACGAACGACACCACTGCCAAGAATCCGTGGCCCTCAAACGGCGATTGTCGTCGGTAAGAAGAAAGAAGAAATATGGACGGATAAGTATGGCCGGGTCAAAGTGCACTTTCATTGGGACCGCAAAGACAAACGAGATGAAAACAGCTCATGTTGGGTCCGCGTCGCACAATCCTGGGCTGGTAAAGGTTGGGGATCCATTCACATCCCGCGCATCGGCCAAGAAGTCATCGTTGAATTTCTTGAAGGCGACCCCAATTGTCCGATCATCACGGGAAGGGTCTATAACGCGGACGAGATGCCGCCCTACAAGCTACCCGAAAATCGGACGCAGAGCGGTATCAAGACGCGAAGTACCACTCAGGGAAATAACCAAAATTTCAACGAACTGCGATTCGACGACGAGGTAAATTCCGAGCAAATCTATTTCCACGCGGAAAAGAATTTCGAACGAGTTGTCGAAAATAATGACAGTTTAAAAGTCGGTTTCAGCGACAACGACAAAAAGGATTTTGAAGGAAATCAAGACATCGAAATCTTCAATAACCAAACGATCGTTGTTGGAAACAAGGATGCAAAAGACGGCAGCCAATCTATCACCATCCACAAAGACTATAGCCAAACGATCAAAGAAGGCGACGCCACGATCACCATCGACAAAGGTGATCGAACATCGACGGTCAAGCAAGGCGATGACACGCTCGATATCAAGCAAGGTGCCCAGACGACGAAAGCGGCGAAGTCAATCTTGCTTAAAGTCGGCAACAATAGCATCAAAATCGATCAACAGCAGATCGCCATCAAGGCGACAAAAATCAGTCTTCAAGCCGATACGCAAATCATAATCAAAGGCGCGATGGTGACCGCAGAAGCGCAGGGTGTGATGACGGTCAAAGGCGGCGTCGTCAAGCTAAATTGA